The Rhodothermales bacterium genome has a segment encoding these proteins:
- a CDS encoding helix-turn-helix domain-containing protein: MKYVSSFLLLLAVLETSSREVNAQESWFELNSDWVVTHHLESGRGLSSNFLTGVAVDSAGVVWATSHSGLVRFDGRWARSFDAEVAAVLGTARVVGPIYAPSGHLLVQDPFNRRDLELLEHGNTLRIVPPSDPIGQGRRMQRIRDWMQTTGGRVDADSIVVGELAYPTRPEWWHLDPDEAGGLWIGTQSSGLIRVARARARWIASPGSVNFLATDSQGRIWVNAHKKLYVDGVQVEAPIERIGDGHLSGDVLHVVTGRELYSLDTNTLEWDLHSASNRLWRVRRSPDGAIWTIRSAETPRHPAGAWVEVTTDSSSTRLAQLERPGRYRFEVAGESAVWVIGSGLLRCTPDACVEQVPLDSWNLEARGFLADKSGRCWIGSYGNGLLVGPCAGPLEAWSQLTPEQGLPDAFVNSVHAGEGGRVWIGSHSGIYALRVSEVDAWIRNETPRIHPFVVGTDQGLAELESNGGAPSTSFLDQEGNLWHAMATGIAVVDTGMEEAPPAPQLYFDSAEAGGRVLWHAGEPLPLRIPTWARETSFRVVVPTTQSRDNVLVEWSLNGRDAWTTSNEISLPVAFSSPGHTTLHMRAVQTLDGARGPISLMTVDVVPFWWETWFFRTMLGLSLFGAGVVAYWTRSRRQRLLNQRLEREVKERTKQLSSAVTRSQRDNEIIVEQASHLIAADSLRRRFLSRLADRLKLHIGIGVGSLEHDTETRAVEIAREEFSDLQRLATELQGLVHSTEIEALHERSTVLIPPLLVSILDKHSRRMTERKVVARYNDTDHPDLTALTNRSVLIHVLEQVMDIAIRRCRTNGQIMVESGARNGSAFITVFDDGPPFENLEPEDLFDPHLLGRLELPGSSSSVGLGLAASRQMIERLGGSLGVDFAPIGSCVTVLLPEHGDNTGTVVGGTATEESGSRHPVAFVLAGEPGVDKLASLLSSTFDVSPVSKPSELARLHPVSAVVCPARHVGAVMIHRVGQDVSAGAIIVALVSREDSTEAKSVLELGADAVMGRYSDPEVLGIRLSGLLRARDRSRKHQESAAGDSNQHLVMGLVHKHLRDSEFGPSQLAELVGLSYSQLARRTVAEMGLTPAALIRQERARLAAQIMIEHPNRNLSEIAFEVGFNSVSSFNRAFSSCFRSSPRVFRTRNLS, encoded by the coding sequence GTGAAGTATGTATCCAGCTTTCTGCTCCTGCTGGCAGTACTGGAAACCTCCTCCAGGGAGGTCAACGCGCAGGAGTCGTGGTTCGAACTGAACTCGGACTGGGTGGTCACCCACCACCTGGAGAGCGGCCGGGGGCTGTCTTCGAACTTCCTGACCGGGGTGGCGGTGGACTCGGCCGGAGTGGTCTGGGCCACCAGCCACTCAGGGCTCGTCCGTTTTGACGGCCGATGGGCACGGTCATTTGATGCCGAGGTCGCTGCCGTTCTGGGCACGGCACGCGTGGTCGGACCGATCTACGCGCCATCCGGACATCTGCTCGTTCAGGACCCCTTCAATCGCCGGGACCTGGAACTGCTGGAGCATGGCAACACGCTTCGCATCGTTCCGCCATCTGATCCGATCGGCCAGGGACGCAGAATGCAACGGATCCGGGACTGGATGCAAACCACGGGCGGGCGGGTCGATGCCGACTCCATTGTGGTGGGAGAGCTGGCCTACCCTACCCGACCCGAGTGGTGGCATCTCGATCCAGACGAAGCCGGCGGCCTGTGGATCGGGACACAGTCCTCGGGTTTGATCAGGGTGGCCAGAGCCAGGGCTCGATGGATAGCCTCTCCAGGGTCGGTCAACTTTCTGGCTACCGACAGCCAGGGACGGATCTGGGTGAATGCACACAAGAAGCTCTATGTCGACGGAGTTCAGGTTGAGGCTCCGATCGAACGCATCGGCGACGGACACCTGAGCGGCGACGTTTTGCATGTGGTCACAGGCCGCGAATTGTATTCGTTGGATACCAACACGCTGGAGTGGGACCTGCATTCAGCGTCGAATCGACTGTGGCGGGTTCGCCGCTCGCCCGACGGCGCGATCTGGACCATTCGAAGCGCGGAGACTCCCAGGCACCCGGCAGGCGCCTGGGTCGAGGTCACGACCGATTCGTCCAGTACCCGACTGGCGCAGCTTGAACGGCCCGGCCGTTACCGCTTTGAAGTGGCCGGAGAGTCGGCGGTATGGGTGATCGGGTCGGGCCTGCTGCGATGCACCCCTGATGCCTGCGTGGAGCAGGTCCCGCTGGACTCCTGGAATCTGGAAGCACGGGGGTTTCTGGCCGACAAGTCCGGAAGGTGCTGGATTGGTTCATATGGCAATGGACTGCTGGTCGGTCCATGCGCCGGACCACTGGAGGCCTGGAGTCAGCTGACGCCGGAGCAGGGTCTTCCAGACGCCTTTGTGAACTCGGTGCATGCCGGAGAGGGGGGTCGGGTCTGGATTGGCTCTCACTCCGGGATCTATGCGCTTCGCGTCAGCGAGGTTGACGCATGGATCAGAAACGAAACACCACGGATTCACCCGTTCGTTGTCGGAACTGATCAGGGGCTTGCTGAACTCGAATCCAACGGGGGGGCGCCATCGACAAGCTTTCTCGATCAGGAAGGAAACCTGTGGCATGCCATGGCCACAGGCATTGCCGTGGTGGATACCGGAATGGAGGAAGCCCCCCCGGCTCCGCAGCTCTATTTCGATTCCGCCGAGGCGGGCGGCCGCGTTCTCTGGCACGCGGGAGAACCCCTGCCGCTGAGGATCCCGACCTGGGCGCGGGAAACGTCTTTCCGGGTCGTGGTCCCGACTACTCAGTCCAGGGACAATGTGCTGGTTGAGTGGTCGCTGAATGGACGGGATGCTTGGACCACATCGAACGAGATTTCCCTTCCGGTGGCCTTCTCCAGCCCAGGGCACACGACCCTCCACATGCGGGCAGTGCAGACGCTGGACGGCGCACGCGGTCCGATCTCTCTCATGACCGTGGACGTAGTACCGTTCTGGTGGGAAACGTGGTTCTTCCGCACCATGCTGGGCCTGTCGCTCTTCGGTGCAGGAGTAGTCGCGTACTGGACTCGGAGTCGACGCCAACGGTTGCTCAATCAGCGACTGGAGCGCGAGGTCAAGGAGCGCACCAAACAGCTCTCTTCCGCGGTCACTCGGTCGCAGAGAGACAACGAGATCATCGTCGAGCAGGCATCTCACTTGATTGCGGCGGACAGCTTGCGCCGACGGTTCCTGTCCAGGCTGGCGGATCGGCTCAAGCTGCACATTGGCATTGGAGTCGGATCACTTGAGCACGACACGGAGACCCGTGCCGTTGAAATAGCGCGGGAGGAATTCTCGGATCTGCAGCGCCTTGCCACCGAACTGCAGGGCCTGGTGCACTCCACCGAGATAGAGGCGCTGCACGAGCGTTCGACGGTGCTTATCCCGCCGCTGCTGGTTTCCATCCTGGACAAACACTCCCGCAGGATGACGGAGCGCAAGGTCGTTGCTCGCTACAACGACACCGATCATCCAGACCTGACCGCGCTGACGAACCGAAGCGTATTGATACACGTGCTGGAGCAGGTCATGGATATTGCGATTCGGCGATGCCGGACGAACGGACAGATCATGGTTGAAAGCGGCGCGCGCAATGGATCGGCATTCATCACCGTGTTCGATGATGGGCCACCGTTTGAGAATCTCGAGCCGGAGGATCTGTTTGACCCCCATCTGCTGGGTCGCTTGGAACTGCCCGGTTCGTCCAGCAGCGTCGGTCTGGGTCTAGCCGCGTCGCGGCAAATGATCGAACGCCTCGGGGGAAGCCTCGGGGTCGACTTCGCCCCGATAGGATCCTGCGTGACTGTTCTCTTGCCGGAACACGGGGACAACACCGGGACCGTCGTGGGCGGTACCGCCACCGAGGAGTCCGGCTCCCGACACCCTGTTGCATTCGTGCTCGCAGGGGAGCCGGGGGTTGACAAGCTGGCGTCCCTCTTGTCCAGCACGTTTGATGTGTCTCCGGTCAGCAAGCCTTCAGAGCTTGCCAGGCTCCACCCGGTCTCCGCAGTGGTCTGCCCCGCCCGGCATGTAGGTGCGGTCATGATTCACCGGGTCGGCCAGGACGTATCGGCCGGAGCAATCATCGTGGCCCTGGTCTCCAGGGAAGATTCCACCGAAGCCAAGTCTGTGCTGGAACTCGGGGCGGATGCCGTCATGGGTCGGTATTCCGACCCGGAGGTGCTTGGCATTCGGTTGAGTGGACTGCTGCGAGCCAGAGACCGGTCGAGGAAACACCAGGAAAGTGCCGCGGGCGATTCGAACCAGCACCTGGTGATGGGGCTCGTGCACAAACACCTGAGAGATTCCGAATTCGGACCAAGCCAGCTTGCCGAACTCGTGGGCCTGTCCTACAGCCAGCTGGCCCGGCGAACGGTAGCGGAAATGGGGCTGACGCCGGCCGCCCTGATTCGACAGGAACGGGCACGCCTTGCCGCCCAGATCATGATCGAACATCCGAACCGAAACCTCTCGGAGATCGCCTTCGAGGTCGGCTTCAACAGTGTCTCGTCTTTCAACCGGGCGTTCAGCAGCTGTTTTCGCTCGTCGCCCCGCGTATTCCGTACACGAAACCTGAGCTGA
- a CDS encoding peptidoglycan-binding protein, giving the protein MRRLVRAASERRIPIPAEYGEVSRVEVISEGRAEWLPVLCEVNFTRTTVRQLQTALKQEGYYGGPIDGIYGPQTTRGVTAYQRANSLVTGGLTLETVRRLNIDY; this is encoded by the coding sequence GTGCGCCGTCTGGTACGCGCCGCCAGTGAACGCAGAATTCCGATTCCAGCCGAGTACGGAGAGGTCAGTCGGGTGGAAGTAATCAGCGAAGGAAGGGCCGAATGGTTGCCGGTGCTATGCGAGGTCAACTTCACTCGCACAACGGTTCGCCAGCTTCAGACGGCCTTGAAACAGGAAGGCTACTACGGCGGCCCCATTGACGGGATCTACGGCCCGCAGACAACCAGGGGAGTCACGGCGTACCAGCGCGCCAACTCCCTCGTCACGGGTGGCCTGACGCTTGAAACCGTCAGGCGACTCAACATCGACTATTAG
- a CDS encoding S8 family serine peptidase, translating to MSRRFPLLGLVAVLIVMTGCGDSLTDPQESDLLVDRHISESGKFRNSHLMEKAMRPGAAGKFGNQSSLQLVFSINKQRLIERYGVVERFSVLERYKVLERYHVVERYEYGNVFDGYAITIDDSLGLSAYDDFLAELAADDEISWFEPDFSVTTPDPNAEIGSAGQTVPWSVAAIGGQTSWAASGDHTGMVDVDVYVLDTGVARPGAGDNDLNMVESLDMRDGFDDASDYDGHGTHVAGIIAAMDDTDGLVGVAPGARIHNMKVLGDDGTTDVSVVIAAVEELTARKLADPASPMIVNMSLGENVGTPEFTALDHAIEASTDAGVIFVIAAGNQGDNSDFVTPAKVPGAITVGSHNALGLFSPFSNYGPKVDILAPGEGVVSLAPGTLVPTSMSGTSMAAPHVAGAAALYVSQNPTATTEEVLAHLLANAQDFVVGAPPATTTKSVWVGGSQ from the coding sequence ATGTCCCGTCGATTCCCCCTACTTGGCCTCGTGGCCGTCCTGATTGTGATGACCGGCTGCGGCGACTCCCTGACGGACCCGCAGGAATCCGACCTCCTGGTCGATCGCCACATCTCGGAGAGTGGCAAGTTTCGCAACTCCCATCTCATGGAGAAGGCCATGCGCCCCGGAGCTGCGGGCAAGTTTGGCAATCAGTCCAGTCTGCAGCTGGTGTTCTCCATCAACAAGCAGCGCCTGATTGAGCGCTACGGGGTAGTTGAGCGCTTCTCCGTGCTTGAACGATACAAGGTGCTGGAGCGGTACCACGTGGTGGAGCGCTATGAGTACGGGAACGTATTCGACGGATACGCCATCACCATTGACGACAGTCTGGGGCTGAGCGCGTACGACGATTTCCTGGCGGAGCTGGCTGCGGATGACGAGATCTCCTGGTTCGAGCCCGATTTCTCGGTCACGACGCCGGATCCGAATGCCGAGATAGGCAGCGCCGGCCAGACCGTGCCGTGGAGCGTCGCTGCCATCGGTGGTCAGACCAGCTGGGCGGCCTCCGGTGACCACACCGGCATGGTGGATGTGGACGTCTACGTATTGGATACAGGCGTGGCCCGGCCCGGGGCAGGTGACAACGACCTCAACATGGTCGAGTCCCTGGATATGCGGGATGGTTTTGACGATGCGTCCGACTATGACGGACACGGCACTCACGTGGCAGGTATCATCGCCGCGATGGACGATACGGACGGCCTGGTAGGCGTTGCCCCCGGGGCACGCATCCACAATATGAAGGTCCTCGGCGACGACGGAACGACGGACGTGTCCGTGGTCATCGCTGCGGTCGAGGAATTGACGGCGCGCAAGCTGGCCGACCCGGCCTCGCCCATGATCGTCAACATGTCGCTTGGTGAGAACGTAGGCACTCCCGAGTTCACTGCGCTGGACCACGCGATTGAGGCGTCGACGGATGCGGGCGTGATCTTTGTCATCGCGGCGGGCAACCAGGGCGACAACTCGGATTTCGTGACGCCGGCCAAGGTACCGGGCGCCATCACGGTGGGCTCCCACAACGCGCTGGGGCTCTTCTCTCCCTTCTCCAACTACGGGCCGAAGGTCGACATTCTTGCTCCCGGTGAGGGCGTTGTGTCTCTCGCTCCGGGCACGCTGGTGCCGACCTCCATGTCGGGCACCTCGATGGCGGCCCCGCACGTGGCAGGAGCTGCCGCCCTTTACGTCTCACAGAACCCGACGGCGACCACGGAGGAGGTGCTGGCGCACTTGCTCGCGAACGCCCAGGACTTTGTGGTGGGCGCGCCACCTGCGACTACAACGAAGTCGGTATGGGTGGGCGGATCACAGTAG
- a CDS encoding type II toxin-antitoxin system VapC family toxin yields MVIDANVLAAYYLARDPALRVRLVGLEWYAPPIWRSEFMSTLRSWMVRRKLSLEAAVVAHGEAEVEIIPAPSPDAAHVFALAEASGCSTYDCEYLAAAQMMDVPLLTLDAQVLRAFPQVARTP; encoded by the coding sequence ATGGTCATTGATGCCAATGTGCTCGCGGCTTATTACCTGGCTCGCGATCCGGCTCTCCGGGTACGGCTGGTCGGTCTCGAATGGTACGCCCCTCCGATCTGGCGGAGCGAGTTCATGAGCACACTTCGTTCCTGGATGGTCAGGCGAAAGCTTTCCCTCGAGGCAGCGGTAGTTGCCCACGGCGAAGCCGAGGTCGAAATCATTCCGGCACCCTCACCTGACGCTGCCCATGTCTTTGCGCTGGCCGAGGCTTCTGGATGCAGCACGTATGACTGCGAATACTTGGCTGCGGCTCAGATGATGGATGTACCCCTGCTGACGTTGGACGCACAGGTCCTTCGAGCCTTCCCACAGGTGGCCCGGACCCCCTGA
- a CDS encoding insulinase family protein translates to MKGTSLMLLLVLAVAPAFAQDPESFERDVTEFTLDNGLKFIVVQRTEAPVVSFHTYADVGGVDELKGITGIAHMFEHMAFKGTTDIGTTDIDAEMAAIRRVDEVYAELRAEQHKRGLADAERLAELEAAFEQAKKDAQAFAAGDFDEAITRNGGVGLNATTSSDATRYFYSLPANKIELWFSLESARFFDPVLREFYVERDVVMEERRMRTESNPVGRLVEEWLATAFKSHPYGEPVVGHMSDLQSFTREEAQDFFEKYYGASNLTIAIVGSVDVDEVRSLAETYFGRLPDRPKPDPVETVEPPQISERTVVITEQSQPFVLVGYHKPSFLHPDDAAYNVLSDILGRGRTSRIYRQMVDQDQMALQAASINNFPGNKYPNLFALFAVPNQGRSVEENLEAINGIIEDVKSGGVTDEELARAKANARADLVQQLQSNSGIAGQLAFYQAVTGDWRQLFSRLEQIEAVTNEDIMRLANETFVSSNRTVAMIRTEPAETAQTASPETDTTSRGEGQ, encoded by the coding sequence ATGAAAGGAACGTCCCTGATGCTGCTGCTGGTTCTGGCAGTGGCGCCGGCGTTTGCTCAGGACCCCGAGTCCTTTGAGCGTGACGTCACCGAATTCACGCTGGACAATGGACTGAAGTTCATCGTCGTGCAGCGTACGGAGGCACCGGTTGTGTCCTTCCACACCTACGCCGACGTCGGCGGTGTGGATGAGCTCAAAGGCATTACCGGCATTGCCCACATGTTCGAGCACATGGCCTTCAAAGGCACCACCGACATCGGAACCACCGATATCGACGCCGAAATGGCCGCCATTCGGCGAGTGGACGAGGTGTACGCCGAGTTGCGGGCAGAGCAGCACAAACGCGGTCTGGCGGACGCCGAGCGCCTCGCGGAGCTCGAAGCAGCTTTTGAGCAGGCCAAGAAAGACGCCCAGGCATTCGCCGCAGGCGACTTTGACGAGGCCATCACCCGGAACGGCGGTGTGGGTCTGAACGCCACCACCTCATCCGACGCTACGCGCTACTTCTACAGCTTGCCGGCCAACAAAATCGAGCTCTGGTTCTCGCTGGAGTCCGCCCGGTTCTTTGATCCGGTGCTCCGGGAGTTCTATGTGGAGCGGGATGTCGTCATGGAGGAGCGCCGCATGCGCACCGAGTCGAATCCCGTCGGCCGGCTCGTGGAGGAATGGCTGGCCACGGCCTTCAAGAGCCACCCCTATGGTGAGCCGGTGGTGGGCCACATGTCGGACCTTCAGTCCTTCACGCGTGAGGAGGCCCAGGACTTCTTTGAGAAGTACTACGGCGCGAGCAACCTGACCATCGCCATTGTCGGTTCGGTGGATGTCGATGAGGTCCGCAGCCTTGCCGAGACGTACTTCGGCCGCCTTCCGGACCGGCCCAAGCCGGATCCGGTGGAGACGGTGGAGCCGCCCCAGATTTCGGAGCGCACGGTGGTGATCACGGAGCAGAGCCAGCCTTTTGTGCTGGTTGGGTATCACAAGCCCAGTTTCCTGCACCCGGACGATGCGGCCTACAATGTGCTTTCCGACATCCTCGGTCGCGGACGGACCAGCCGCATCTACCGCCAGATGGTCGATCAGGACCAGATGGCGCTGCAGGCGGCATCGATCAACAACTTCCCGGGCAACAAGTACCCGAACCTGTTCGCGCTGTTTGCGGTGCCGAACCAGGGGCGTTCTGTGGAAGAAAACCTCGAGGCCATCAACGGCATCATTGAGGACGTGAAGTCCGGCGGGGTCACCGACGAGGAGTTGGCTCGCGCAAAAGCGAACGCCCGGGCTGACCTGGTGCAGCAGCTCCAGTCAAACAGCGGCATCGCCGGCCAGTTGGCTTTCTACCAGGCAGTGACCGGAGACTGGCGCCAGCTGTTCAGTCGCCTGGAGCAAATCGAAGCCGTCACCAACGAAGACATCATGCGGCTGGCGAACGAGACGTTTGTTTCGTCCAACCGCACGGTGGCGATGATCCGTACCGAACCGGCCGAAACAGCACAGACCGCATCGCCCGAAACCGATACCACCAGCCGCGGAGAGGGCCAGTAA